The sequence TCGTCGAACTCGCCCGCGAGTTCGACGCGATCCACGACCACGTGCGCGCCGACCTGGGCGAGCGCGACCGCCGGTACATCAAGGGCGTCATCCGGCTGCACCGGCAGATCGCGGTCGCCGGCCGGGCCCTGCTGCTCGGCTCACGGTCCAAAGTGGCCTGGACGGCGGGCACCGGCTGCCTGGCCATCGCGAAGATCCTGGAAAACATGGAGATCGGGCACAATGTCCTGCACGGTCAGTGGGACTGGATGAACGACCCGTACATCCATTCGTCCACTTGGGACTGGGACACCGCCTCGACGGCCGCGGCGTGGAAGCACTCGCACAACTACATCCACCACACCTACACCAACATCCGCGGCAAGGACAAAGACCTCGGCTACGAGATCATGCGCATCGACCCGCACCAGAAGTGGCATCCCGCGTACCTCGCGCAGCCGTTGTACAACCTGCTGCTGATGGCCTTCTTCGAATGGGGCGTCGCGGTCCACGACATGGACGTCGAAGCGATCCGCGCCGGCGAAAAGCCGCTGAAGGACGTGTGGCACGACATCAAGGGCATCTCGGGCAAGGCACGCGACCAGATCCTCAAGGACTACGTCGGCTGGCCGCTGGTGAGCGCGCTCGCCGCGACGGCCGTGGGCCGGCTGGTGAAGCCCGAACCCCGGTCACGGCGCCGGGTCCTGGCCGACCGCGCCCGCGGCCGGGGGTTCCGGGGCGCGGTCCGGGCCCAGCTCGCCGCCGTCCGGAAGGAAGGCGGCGGCACGTTCGCCGCGACGTTCTGGGCCGACTTCACCGCGAACGTCATCCGCAACGTCTGGGCGCACTCGATCATCTTCTGCGGCCACTTCCCCGACCAGACCTACACGTTCAGCCAGGAGGAGGTCCGCGACGAAACCCGCGGCGGCTGGTACGTCCGCCAGCTCGTCGGCGCGGCGAACATCACCGGCTCCCCGCTGTTCCACCTGCTCAGCGGCAACCTCGGCTACCAGGTCGAGCACCACCTGTTCCCGGACATGCCCAGCAGCCGCTACGCCGAGATCGCGCCGCGGGTGCGGGACATCTGCCGGCGCTACGGCCTGCCGTACAACACCGGCCCGCTCTCCCGCCAGCTCGGCACGGTGCACCGCACGATCCTGCGCCTGGCGTTCCCCGGTGGGAAGCCGCGCCCGAAGCCCGGCCCGTACCGCGGTGACGAGGTGGCCCGCGCCGCCTGAGCGGGGCCGGTCAGCGGGCCCGGAAGCCGTCGGCGTAGGCGCAGAGTTCCGACCGGTCGAGGTTGGTCTTCGTCTTGAGGCTGGACACGTGCTTCTCCACGGTCTTCGGCGAAATGTGCAGCCGCCGGGCGATCTCCTGGTTGCCGAGGCGTTCCGACAGCAACCGCAGGACGTCGAACTCCCGGGTCGTCACGCGCGCCCGCCGCAGCTGCGCCGGCAGGTGCTCGAAGCCGGTCCGCCGTTGCACGACCGGGGCCCCGGCGGACCTCAGCAGCGCCCGGCAGGCGCGGGCCGCGGCGTGGATCCCGGCGTCGTGGAAGTACGCCTCCGCGGCACGCAGCGGGCCGACCGGGTCGCCCCAGCCGTCGGCGATGGCGGCTTCGGCGGCCAGGCGGCAGCCGAGGTGCCGGGCCACCGGGAAGGGTTCGGACGCCCGGAGCGCTTCGGCGAAAGCCGCGGCGGCCGCTTCGCCGTCCCCTTGCCGCCCGAGCAGGACCGCCTCGGCGAAGCAGCTGAACTGGCGGTTCCAGCGCAGGCGGCTGTCGGCATGGGAAGCCTGCTCCCGCACCTCCCGCAACGTCACCTCACCGTCGAGCGCACGCAGGAGCAACGCCACGCCCCGGGGACCGGCCAGCGGGAACGCCCCGGGAAACCGGTCGAGGCAGCCGGCCGCGGCGGTCAGGTCCCGGACGGCGCGGTCGCGGTCCTCTTCGAGCAGCGCGCAGAACGCCCGGGCCAGGCCGAGGACCAGCGCCAGCTCGGCCTGGCCGTCGCCGCCACTGCCCAGGAAGTCTTCGATCGCCTGCTCCATGCCCCGCCGGTCGCCCTGGTGGGCGGCCGAGACCGCGCGGATGGCGTGCAGGTAGCGCACCAGGTCCACGAGCTGGAACCGCGCCGCGGTGCGGACGTCTTCGCCGAGCAGGCCGTCGGTGCCGTCGAAGTCCCCGCGCAGCACCCGGCCGTAGAACAGGAGGATCGCGTCGGCCATCAGGCCCACGGTGACGGCGCCGGTCTGCGCGGCCTCCTGGCGCGCGAGCTCGAGGACGTGCACGTCGCCGCCGAAGACGATCCGGTGCCCACCCAGCCGCAGCAGCACGTGCGCCCGCCAGGCCGGCAGGCGGTGCCGCTCGGTCAGGGCCCGCGCGCGTTCGTAAAACGCTTCGGCTTCGTCCAGCGATTCTTCGCGGGCCACGCAGGCGAGCGCGAGCAACGCCTGGCACGCGATGACCGGCTCGTCGTGGCTTTCGGCGTGGGAAAGCGCGCGGTGGGCCAGCCGGTGCGCCGTGCCGATGCGCTCGGTCCCGTCCAGCTCGACCAGCACGTTCGCCTCCACGGCGTCGATGGCGGCCCGGGCCGCCCCGGGCGGCGAGCCACCCGCCAGTTCGCGCGCGGCGGCCACCTCGGTCGCGGCGGTCTCGAACCGGCCGCCGAGGTAGGCGGCCCAGGCGAGGCCGACGTGCAGGGCGATGGCGCGTTCGGACGTGCCCAGCTCGACGAACCGCGGGGCGAGCGAAGCCGCGCGGTCGAACTGCCCGGCTTCACCCAAGGCGAGGACCAGCGCTTCCAGCACTTCGCCGCGCAGGTCGAGGTCGGGATCGCCGAGCAGCAGGGCGTCGGCCTTGGTGAGCAGGTCCACGGCGGTGTCCGCGCCGCCGCGGGCGAAGGCCGCGTTGCCCGCTCGCGCGAAGAGCCGGCCGGCCGCCGGCTCGTCCCCGGCGGCCAACCGGAGTGCGGCGGCGAGCGGGCACCAGTCGCCGGGCAGCCCGGGGTGCACCGCTGCCACGGCGTCGGCGGCGCGCCCGGCCAGCCGGGCGAGGGTCACCGGATCGTGCAGGGACCGCAGCGCGTCGACGGTGAGCGCGTGCCGGAAGGAGTACCAGCCGGCGGCCCCGGCTTCGGGTTCGATCAGCTGACCGGCGATCGCCGAGCGGACGAACGCGAGGGTGGTCCGCTCGTCGGCGTCCGCCGCGCGGCAGGCGACCTCGAGCGAAAACCGGAGACCGAGCACGGCCGCATGGGACAGCACGCTCCGCGCGCCGGCGTCCAGTTGCTCCACGCGCCTGGCGAGGCCGGCGCTCAGCGCGGCCGGCACGACCGGGAGCACCTCGGCGACGCGCCAGTGCCCGCCGACTTCGGTGAGCACGTCGTCGCGGACCATCTGGTACAGCAGTTCTTCGACCGTGAGCGGGTGGCCGGCGCTGAGCCGGAACAGGCAGTCGGCGACCTCGTCGGGGACGTCCGGCACCGCGGTGCCGAGGCAGCCGGCGACCATCTCGTGGACGTCCGCCCGGCCGAGCCACGAGAGTTCGAGGACGGTGCAGCGACCGCGTTGCGCCGCGGCCGAAGCCATCCGGAGCGTCGCGGGCGAGTCGTGCCGCGCCGTCGCCACCACGAGGACCCGGGTCCCGGCCAGTGATCCGGCCAGGTAGTCGAGGACGAACAGCGACTCGGCGTCGGCGTCGTGGAGGTCGTCGAGCAGCAGCACGCATCCCGTGTCCCGGCCGACGACGGTGAGCAGCCGCAGGGCCGCTTCGGCCACGGTCAGCGGCGAAAGCTGGTAGCCCTGATGGCTTTCCCGCCACCAATCCGGCACGAGCGCGCCGAGCGCGGGCAGGTAGGGATCGAGCTCGGCGGTCAGGACGTCCGCAGCCGAGCGCGCCAGCGACAGCAGGGCCTCGGTCAGGAGGCGGTAGGGCACCGGCGGCCCGACCGAGCCGCGCCGGCCGCGAAGCACCCGGGCACCCCCGGCCGCGGCGGTGTCCGCGAGTTCGTCGGCCAGCCGGGACTTGCCGATCCCGGCCTCGCCGAGCACGAGCGCGAGCTCGCCGGAACCACTCCGGGTCCGGTCCCACGCTTCACGCAGGCGCCGGAGCTCGCGCTGCCTGCCGACCAGCTCCGGTGCTCTCAGCAGCACCCGCGTCCCCGAGCGGCCGGGCTAGCAGAGACCCCGGGCCGAGGGGTTGCCGTCGCAGTAGAGGCTCAGCGTGTCGGCGTCCACGCGCGGCTTGCGCCCGTTCAAGGCGGCGTTCCGTTCGCCGGTCGTGTTCACGGCGGGCAACCGCACATCGCCGATGACTTCGTCCACGGACACGTTGTCGAGTTCCACGTGAGACCCCTCCCCTGGGTTCGCGATGTGTGGACATCTTGCCGGAACCGGCCCTGGTTGGCCAGCACCCGGCGGACCGGATTGGGCCGTTCGAGTCATCGGTTCCGTTCGCGGCGGCGGGAATCCGGGGGTGTTTCCCCTACTGCGCCGGGCGTGCGGCCCGCGAAGCTGATCACGCCCGGAACCGGCTCTGGGGGGCCGGTTCCGCACTTTCGAAAGAGGGGAACGTGCACCGAGCCGACGACGTCCCGAGGCGCACGCGCGTCGCGCCCGCCGTGGCGGCACCGCACCACGGCGGGCGGACGGCCGAGGCCGAGCACGTGCGGCCGCGGGACGAAGAAGCCCGGTGAACCCGGCGGCGGCGCTCGCGGGCGTTTCGCTGCTGGCCGCGGGAATGTTCACCAGCCCGGCGCCCGCCGCGGACACCGGGGTCGTGCTGTACGCGGCCGAGGTGACGGTGGCGAAAGTGGTCGTGTCGCGGGGAACCACGGGCTCCGCCGCGGTGCGGCTGGCAGTCGTCGTGACCCCGGTCGCCGTCCTGCGCGCGGCCCTCCGGCCCCAGTACCACCCCGCGTTCACCGGCTGAACGAGAATCAGCCGTCGAGGGCGGCCGCGGTCAGGGTGAGGTGGCGGGCGAGCAGCTCGGCCGCCGCGTCGGCGTCCCGGCTCAGGGCCGCCTCCTCCAGGCCGCGGTGCTCGCCGACGGCGTCCCGGTCGGGGGCGCGGCGGGCCGACCAGCGGCGGGCGAGTTCGCTCGCGGCCCACATGCGGTCGAAGGTCTCTAGCAGGGCCGCGTTGCCGCAGCCCTCCAGCAGGGTGCGGTGGAAGACCCGGTGGGCTTCGGACCAGGCGCCGCTGTAGTGCTCGCCTTCCTCCGGCGCGTACGGCTCCGTGCGGGCCAGGCGATGGTGCGCGGCGCGCACGCGGGCCTCCCAGTCGACGTCGCCGCGCTCCACCGACAGGCGCAGCACCACCGGCTCGACCGTCCGGCGCGCCTCCGTGATCTCCTGCCAGCGCCGGTCGGAGACCGCCGGGACGGCGAAGCCGCGGTTGGGCAGCCGGTCGGCCAGGCCCTCCCCGACCACCCGCACGAGCGCCTCGCGCACGACGGCCAGGCTCACGCCCTGGTCCCGGGCGAGGTCCTGCGGCTTGAGCGCCTCGCCGGGGGCGTAGTCCCCGCGCATGATCGCGTCCCGCAAGTGTGCGTAGACCTGCTCCGACAGCATCTGACCCATGGCCAGAGCATAGATGTTGCGGTTAATAATCGATTATCTGTATGATCGTCGATGAACTGAGTACCTGGAAGGACATCGATGACCGTCAACGACCCGTTCGCCCGCCTCCCCGAAGCCGCCGCTTTCTCCGTCACCAGCACCACGGTCGCCGACGGCGGCGCCTGGCCTCGCGCGCAGTTCTCGTCGGGGGTCCCGGGCGGCGAAGACCGCTCCCCGCAGCTGAGCTGGAGCGGCGCGCCGGAAGGCACCAAGAGCTTCGCCGTCACCGTCTACGACCCCGACGCCCCCACCGGCTCCGGGTTCTGGCACTGGGCGGTCGCCGACATTCCGACGACCGTCGCGGAACTGCCGGAGGGCGCCGGCGACGACACCGGCTCGGGCCTGCCGGAGGGCGCTTTCCAGCTGCCCAACGATGCCCGCGCGCCCCGCTACCTGGGCGCCGCCCCGCCCGCGGGGCACGGACCGCACCGCTACTTCGTCGTGGTGCACGCCCTCGACGTCGACGCCATCGGCGTCCCGGCGGACACCACCCCGGCCGTCCTGGGCTTCACGATGGCGGGCCACATCCTCGGTCGTGCGGTCTTGACCGCCACGGCCGAAACAGCCGCCTGAAATCCCGCCGGCCCCCGATAGGCTGGCGGGGACGGCAAAGTGTGCGGTGACGGAGAAAGGGAACCATGCCCGATTTTGACGAGATCAACGCCAAAGTCATCGACGAGTACCGCGCCAACGGCGGCGAGCTCAGCGGTGGGTTCGCCGGGGAAACCCTGATCCTGGTGCACCACTTCGGCGCCAAGTCGGGCGTCGAGCGCGTCTCCCCGCTGGCCTGCTACGCCGAGGGCGAGCGCCTGTTCGTCTTCGCCAGCAAGGCCGGCCTGCCGGAGAACCCGGGGTGGTACTACAACCTGATGGCCCACCCCGACGTGACCGTCGAGTTCGGCGACGAGACGTTCCCCGTGCGGGCGACGGAGATCAAGGGCCCCGAGCGGGACGAGATCTACGCCAAGAACGTCGAGAAGCGCCCGCAGTTCGGCGAATACCAGGCCAACGTCGACCGGCTGATCCCGGTCGTCGAACTGGTGCGCCGCTGAGGCACACCCGGCACCGGAAGCCCGATGGGCGCTTCCGGTGCCGGGCCGGCGTCAGATCCCGCAGGAGGACGCCGACCAGAAGCGGGTCGAGCGGTGAGCCACGTGCGTGTGGTCGCTGTGGCCCGGGTACCCCGGCCCGAGGATCTCGCTGAACCCGTGGTTCCGCGCCTCCCGCGCCAGCGCGCAGAAGCCCTGCACCCCGGCCCCGAGATCGACGGCGTCCCCGTAAAGATGCCTGCTGGCGGCCGCGCCACCGACCGCGTTGTTGCAGGCCACACTGCGGAAACCGCCGTTGACCACGATCGGGCGGTCGCCCATCGCGTGCCGCATGGCCTGCAGCTTCCACATCGACACCAGCGCGTTGGCCTTGGCCGTCGCGGCGGGGACGTTGCCGCCCGACCAGTCCGAGTTGCAGCGGTTCAGTTCCGCGTAGGTGAAGTTGACCGGCGTGCAGTCGTCGTCCTGCAGCTGGTAGATCTTGCCGAACGTCGCCGGGCCGGCGATGCCGTCCGCGGCGAGGCCGTAGGCCTGCTGGAAGCGGGTGACCGCGGCCTTGGTCCCCGGCCCGAACTGGCCGTCGAGGGCCAGGACCCCGCCGTAGCCCGGGTAACCGGCGACCCGGATCTGCAGCTGCCGGACGTCTTCACCGGACGCCCCTTGCGCCAGCGTGCGCCCCCAGGAGTAACAGGCGTCGGCGGCGACCATCGCCGATCCTTGGTCGGCCGCGACCGGGGCGGCCGCCGCCGTGCCGCACGCGGCCATCAGCGCGAACAGGGACAGCACCAGACGAATGCGCATGGCAGGAACACCTTTCGGACGTCCGCGATTCACTGCCCCGCACGCTAATGCGGCAGTGAGCACCACACTGTGGGGTGTTCGCACCACAAGGCCGCGTCAGCGCGCCAGCAACCCCAGCACCAGCGCCAGCGGCGGCCACACCTCCCGCCCGCGCCGGGTGCAGGCGAACGCCCGCTGCCGAACGTCCGGCCCGGCCAGTGGCAGCAACGCGACGCCGGGCTTCACCGCCCGGCCCGCGGGCAGCAAGCCGACCGCCGGGGCCGGCCCGGTCGCGATCAGGTCCTCCACCAGCTCCAGGCTGTCCGCGCGGTGGGTCACGCGCGGGGTGAACGTCGACGCCAGCCTGCGGACGACGTCCTCGTCGGCGGTGTTGCGGGAGTTGACGATCCAGTCGTGGTCGCGGAACGCCTCGAACGCCGCCACCGTGCCGCCGGCGCGGGCGAGCCCGGCGTCGGCCGCCGGGACGGCGAGGCCCCAGTGCGCGGTCCACAGTGGACTGACCGTGAGCGCGGGGTCCACGCTCGCCGGGGCGAGGTCGTAGTCGTAGGTGAGCGCGAGGTCGATGTCGTCGGCCAGCAAGGCCGCGAAGGCTTCAGCCGGTTCGTACTCGCTGATCCGCAACTTGACCCGCGGGTGGTGCTCGGCGAGCGCGGCCGCCGCCGGCAGCACGGAGCGCCGGATCGCCGTGGCGAACCCGGCGACGCGGACGGTCCCGGCCGGTTCGGCGCCGGGGTCCAGTGCGGCGCGCGCGGCCTCGACCGCAGCGAGGATCGTCACGGCGTGCTCGGCCAGCCGCCGTCCCGCGGGGGTGAGCCGCACGCGGCGGCCGTCCGGTTCGAGCAGCGGCGCCCCGGTTTCCTTCGCCAGCGTGGCGATCTGCTGCGAGACCGTGGACGTCGTGGTGCCGAGCACATCCGCGACGGCGCGCATCGAGCCGTGGCGGGACAGCTCGAGGAGGAACTGCAGCCTGCGGGTGTCCATCCAGCGATTGTCCACGATTCGCGAACGGTACGTCCACGATCGGCACGTGGACGTGAACGGTGGGATGGGCTTTGCTCGGCACGTGCGCTCCTCCACCCGTACCGGCACGGCCTTCGCGGTCGCCGCCATGCTCTGCGTCCAGCTCGGGCTCGCCGTGTCCGTCGGCCTGTTCGACCGCCTCGGCCCCGAAGGAGCGGCGTGGCTCCGCCTGGCGTGGGCCGGTGTCCTGTTGCTGGTCCTGGTCCGGCCGCGGCCGTCGTCGTTCCGGCGGAGCACCTTCCTCGCCTGCTGCGGCCTCGGCGTGGTCACCGCGGGCATGACCATGCTGTTCATGCAGGCGGTCGCCCTGCTGCCGCTGGGCACGGCGAGCGCGCTGGAGTTCCTCGGGCCGCTCACGGTCGCCGTCACACGCGGGCGCGGCGGCAAGAAGCTGTGGCCCGTCCTCGCCGCGGTCGGCGTGCTCCTGCTGACCGAACCGTGGCGGGGCGGCGCCGACCCGCTCGGCGTCGGCTACGCGCTCGCGTCCGCGGTGTGCTGGGCGGGCTACATCCTGCTGACGCAGCGGGTCGGCGACGAAGTGGCGGGCGTGCGCGGGCTGGCCGTGTCGATGCCGGTGGCGGGGATCGTGGCGACGCTCGCCTTCGGCCCGGGCGCCTTCGGGCACCTGACGTGGGAGCTGCTGCTCATCGGCCTCGGGCTCGCGATCCTGCTGCCGGTGATCCCGTTCAGCCTGGAGATGCTTGCCCTGCGCCGGCTGAACGCCTCGGCGTTCGGCACGTTGATGAGCCTGGAGCCGGCCATCGCGCTGACGATCGGGTTCGCCGTGCTGCACCAGGTCCCGAACCCCGGCGCGGTGGCCGGGGTCCTCTTCGTGGTGGTGGCCGGCGTCGGCGCCGAACGCGGCGGGGCGCGGGAGCCCGTGCTCAGCCGGTCAGCGCCGGGCTGAGGTCCAGGTGGACGCGGTAGTCGACGATCCGCTCCTCCTCGAGCCACATCACCGTCACGCACGGCAGGGCCAGCGGCTGGCCCGCCGGTGACTCGGTTTCGATCGTGAAGCGGCAGAACAGCTGGTCCTCCCCCACCACCGCGACCTGGTCGACGACGTGGCGGACCCACGGCAGGGCGCCGGCCGCCCCGGCCGTCGCCGCGGTGATCGCGGCGCGCCCGATGAGCGGCTCGGCGTTGCCGAACACGTAGGTGGCGTCGTCGGCGAACCACGACGCGAAGGCCTCCGCGTCGCCCGCGTCGACGGCCGCGCACATCTCGCGGACCATCCGCTCGTGGTTCACTTCTGCAAGCTCAGGCCGTAGCGGGTCATCACTTCCGCGACCAGCTTCATGTCCCGCCCGGGCGGCAGTTCGGACAGCTCCTGGTAGTAGTTTTCCAGCCCCGGCGGGGAAACCACGGCGATGATGCGGGTCTCCTCGTCGAACGGGTTGCGGAACACGTGCGGCACCCCGCGCGGCATCAGCAGCGAGTCACCCGGGCCGAGCACGTGCCGGACGCCGTCCAACTCGACCTCGACGCGCCCCTGGACACACGTGAACAGCTCGTCCTCGCGGCTGTGGACGTGGGTCGGCGGGCCGCCGAGGCCCGGCGGCACGACGTATTCGAACAGCGAGTACGCGCCGTTCGTGTCGGCGCCGGTGAGCCGGGCGTGGATGCCCAGCCCGATCGCGCCGAGGTTCGTCCCGTCGCCGGGGCGGATCACGCCGGTCGTCACGGTGTCCATTTCGGACTCCTTTCTACAGCGGGGCTTTCGCGGGTTCGGGAGTGCTTTGCAGCCGGGCCAGCAGCTTCGGCGTCAGCGAGCGGTACGCCGACGGCGCGACCGGGTTCAGCCAGTGCGTGAAGCGGGTGAACCGGCCGAGCTGGACGCCGAGGTCGCCGAGCACCTCGTCGACGTTGTGGATGGAGAACGGGATGATCTTCGTGCCGCGGCAGTGGTGCGCCGCGGTCGCGACGTCCAGGAAGGCGAGCTGGGCGACGACGTCTTCGCGGCGCGCCGCCTCGTCCGGCAGGGTCAGCGCGCCGGCCAGGTCGGCCGCGATCCACAGCGCCGCCACCTCGGCGTTGAGCGGGCTGAAGAACGACGAGTTGTAGCCGTTGAAGTACAGCCCCGGCACGCCGATCGGCTGGATCTGCCGGTACAGCAGGAAGTTCCGCCGTTCGTCGAAGAGCCGCTCCTGGACGGGCGCGGGCAGGAACGGCACGCCCTGGGTGAACCCGGTGGCGCAGACGACGAGATCGGCGCGCAGCACCGTGCCGTCGGCCAGGTGCGCCACCGGGTGGCCGCCGTCGGCGGCGAGCCGCTTGATCACCTGGTCGCGGTGGACCCGGATCGAGCCGTCGGCGACGCCTTCGAAGAAGCCTTCGGTGGCCAGCCCGATCGCGTTCTTGACGATGTCCTCCATCCGCCCGCGCGGCACCAGGTCGTGCCGGGCGAGGCCGAACTGCCGCACCGACACCGACCCGATGGAGTTCAGCATCGCCCGCCGCAGCCGGTTTCCCGGGCCGTGCAGGAACTTTTCGAAGCCGCGCAGCCACCGGTAGCGGAACAGCGCCTCGCCCAGCCGGGTCAGCAGCAGCAT is a genomic window of Amycolatopsis lexingtonensis containing:
- a CDS encoding fatty acid desaturase family protein, with product MSTTTHPFAHLSADQLVELAREFDAIHDHVRADLGERDRRYIKGVIRLHRQIAVAGRALLLGSRSKVAWTAGTGCLAIAKILENMEIGHNVLHGQWDWMNDPYIHSSTWDWDTASTAAAWKHSHNYIHHTYTNIRGKDKDLGYEIMRIDPHQKWHPAYLAQPLYNLLLMAFFEWGVAVHDMDVEAIRAGEKPLKDVWHDIKGISGKARDQILKDYVGWPLVSALAATAVGRLVKPEPRSRRRVLADRARGRGFRGAVRAQLAAVRKEGGGTFAATFWADFTANVIRNVWAHSIIFCGHFPDQTYTFSQEEVRDETRGGWYVRQLVGAANITGSPLFHLLSGNLGYQVEHHLFPDMPSSRYAEIAPRVRDICRRYGLPYNTGPLSRQLGTVHRTILRLAFPGGKPRPKPGPYRGDEVARAA
- a CDS encoding helix-turn-helix transcriptional regulator → MLLRAPELVGRQRELRRLREAWDRTRSGSGELALVLGEAGIGKSRLADELADTAAAGGARVLRGRRGSVGPPVPYRLLTEALLSLARSAADVLTAELDPYLPALGALVPDWWRESHQGYQLSPLTVAEAALRLLTVVGRDTGCVLLLDDLHDADAESLFVLDYLAGSLAGTRVLVVATARHDSPATLRMASAAAQRGRCTVLELSWLGRADVHEMVAGCLGTAVPDVPDEVADCLFRLSAGHPLTVEELLYQMVRDDVLTEVGGHWRVAEVLPVVPAALSAGLARRVEQLDAGARSVLSHAAVLGLRFSLEVACRAADADERTTLAFVRSAIAGQLIEPEAGAAGWYSFRHALTVDALRSLHDPVTLARLAGRAADAVAAVHPGLPGDWCPLAAALRLAAGDEPAAGRLFARAGNAAFARGGADTAVDLLTKADALLLGDPDLDLRGEVLEALVLALGEAGQFDRAASLAPRFVELGTSERAIALHVGLAWAAYLGGRFETAATEVAAARELAGGSPPGAARAAIDAVEANVLVELDGTERIGTAHRLAHRALSHAESHDEPVIACQALLALACVAREESLDEAEAFYERARALTERHRLPAWRAHVLLRLGGHRIVFGGDVHVLELARQEAAQTGAVTVGLMADAILLFYGRVLRGDFDGTDGLLGEDVRTAARFQLVDLVRYLHAIRAVSAAHQGDRRGMEQAIEDFLGSGGDGQAELALVLGLARAFCALLEEDRDRAVRDLTAAAGCLDRFPGAFPLAGPRGVALLLRALDGEVTLREVREQASHADSRLRWNRQFSCFAEAVLLGRQGDGEAAAAAFAEALRASEPFPVARHLGCRLAAEAAIADGWGDPVGPLRAAEAYFHDAGIHAAARACRALLRSAGAPVVQRRTGFEHLPAQLRRARVTTREFDVLRLLSERLGNQEIARRLHISPKTVEKHVSSLKTKTNLDRSELCAYADGFRAR
- a CDS encoding GntR family transcriptional regulator, producing the protein MLSEQVYAHLRDAIMRGDYAPGEALKPQDLARDQGVSLAVVREALVRVVGEGLADRLPNRGFAVPAVSDRRWQEITEARRTVEPVVLRLSVERGDVDWEARVRAAHHRLARTEPYAPEEGEHYSGAWSEAHRVFHRTLLEGCGNAALLETFDRMWAASELARRWSARRAPDRDAVGEHRGLEEAALSRDADAAAELLARHLTLTAAALDG
- a CDS encoding YbhB/YbcL family Raf kinase inhibitor-like protein, which gives rise to MTVNDPFARLPEAAAFSVTSTTVADGGAWPRAQFSSGVPGGEDRSPQLSWSGAPEGTKSFAVTVYDPDAPTGSGFWHWAVADIPTTVAELPEGAGDDTGSGLPEGAFQLPNDARAPRYLGAAPPAGHGPHRYFVVVHALDVDAIGVPADTTPAVLGFTMAGHILGRAVLTATAETAA
- a CDS encoding nitroreductase/quinone reductase family protein, whose translation is MPDFDEINAKVIDEYRANGGELSGGFAGETLILVHHFGAKSGVERVSPLACYAEGERLFVFASKAGLPENPGWYYNLMAHPDVTVEFGDETFPVRATEIKGPERDEIYAKNVEKRPQFGEYQANVDRLIPVVELVRR
- a CDS encoding D-Ala-D-Ala carboxypeptidase family metallohydrolase is translated as MRIRLVLSLFALMAACGTAAAAPVAADQGSAMVAADACYSWGRTLAQGASGEDVRQLQIRVAGYPGYGGVLALDGQFGPGTKAAVTRFQQAYGLAADGIAGPATFGKIYQLQDDDCTPVNFTYAELNRCNSDWSGGNVPAATAKANALVSMWKLQAMRHAMGDRPIVVNGGFRSVACNNAVGGAAASRHLYGDAVDLGAGVQGFCALAREARNHGFSEILGPGYPGHSDHTHVAHRSTRFWSASSCGI
- a CDS encoding LysR family transcriptional regulator gives rise to the protein MDTRRLQFLLELSRHGSMRAVADVLGTTTSTVSQQIATLAKETGAPLLEPDGRRVRLTPAGRRLAEHAVTILAAVEAARAALDPGAEPAGTVRVAGFATAIRRSVLPAAAALAEHHPRVKLRISEYEPAEAFAALLADDIDLALTYDYDLAPASVDPALTVSPLWTAHWGLAVPAADAGLARAGGTVAAFEAFRDHDWIVNSRNTADEDVVRRLASTFTPRVTHRADSLELVEDLIATGPAPAVGLLPAGRAVKPGVALLPLAGPDVRQRAFACTRRGREVWPPLALVLGLLAR
- a CDS encoding EamA family transporter — protein: MRSSTRTGTAFAVAAMLCVQLGLAVSVGLFDRLGPEGAAWLRLAWAGVLLLVLVRPRPSSFRRSTFLACCGLGVVTAGMTMLFMQAVALLPLGTASALEFLGPLTVAVTRGRGGKKLWPVLAAVGVLLLTEPWRGGADPLGVGYALASAVCWAGYILLTQRVGDEVAGVRGLAVSMPVAGIVATLAFGPGAFGHLTWELLLIGLGLAILLPVIPFSLEMLALRRLNASAFGTLMSLEPAIALTIGFAVLHQVPNPGAVAGVLFVVVAGVGAERGGAREPVLSRSAPG
- a CDS encoding nuclear transport factor 2 family protein is translated as MNHERMVREMCAAVDAGDAEAFASWFADDATYVFGNAEPLIGRAAITAATAGAAGALPWVRHVVDQVAVVGEDQLFCRFTIETESPAGQPLALPCVTVMWLEEERIVDYRVHLDLSPALTG
- a CDS encoding cupin domain-containing protein, yielding MDTVTTGVIRPGDGTNLGAIGLGIHARLTGADTNGAYSLFEYVVPPGLGGPPTHVHSREDELFTCVQGRVEVELDGVRHVLGPGDSLLMPRGVPHVFRNPFDEETRIIAVVSPPGLENYYQELSELPPGRDMKLVAEVMTRYGLSLQK
- a CDS encoding flavin-containing monooxygenase; its protein translation is MRVAIIGAGLAGLTTAKVLRQAGHDVEVFDKAPDVGGVWSRTRRYPGLTTQSPKAQYSFSDFPMPREFPEWPSGAQIQEYLAAYADEYGVTPHLRLGTEVTSVVPDGGRWVVTTAAQGAAGFDRVVVANGVFCEPALPDYPGRAEFEAAGGRLLAGSDFHDVEEARGEHVLVVGYGKSACDVTVAISGVAASTDVIARQLLWKVPRKIAGVLNFKMLLLTRLGEALFRYRWLRGFEKFLHGPGNRLRRAMLNSIGSVSVRQFGLARHDLVPRGRMEDIVKNAIGLATEGFFEGVADGSIRVHRDQVIKRLAADGGHPVAHLADGTVLRADLVVCATGFTQGVPFLPAPVQERLFDERRNFLLYRQIQPIGVPGLYFNGYNSSFFSPLNAEVAALWIAADLAGALTLPDEAARREDVVAQLAFLDVATAAHHCRGTKIIPFSIHNVDEVLGDLGVQLGRFTRFTHWLNPVAPSAYRSLTPKLLARLQSTPEPAKAPL